One Monomorium pharaonis isolate MP-MQ-018 chromosome 4, ASM1337386v2, whole genome shotgun sequence DNA segment encodes these proteins:
- the LOC118645333 gene encoding matrix metalloproteinase-9-like, translating into MRAARLVIAISVVCALANENEQIVRENTEFAINYLQKYGYLAEEMQSFETIGEHRILQDSISLFQEYYKLPITGEASNETLDQMRRPRCGQPDIMQQIANAIGNKWPQRVLTWNFQLATKPMLEAARAAFALWQAASSLTFRRNISDPNILISWRDGNHMMLDRRNGNLCPSPLDGRGGVLAHATYPTGHAGYTSEIHVDSKEHWYIYLDQTPSNSDSLLYVLTHEIGHSLGLQHDPHTDSIMYAYTTHYSHPIKLSDEDILNIQNLYGNSTAEKSPNRPISPPKLPVPTPKDIPNDLCEINRIDAILLLKKRMYIASEKYVWLIRLDDRKYNQPMALSTYLEFLPPNHTRVSASYQTPSGDIILFVDNTIYKVNYPSFSLDTNWPKTFSQFGLPADATINAAINTNRGRSYVLYDGYMIGEVDDYNGNIVKYHTIQTVFPGIPPNITLAFRYIDGNLYFVSQQQQIYKFNKFTENVLSASEFDVQALGIDCPRYGLLQQLRDLLHRFTRNTETLTRERDNNLF; encoded by the coding sequence ATGCGCGCCGCCCGTCTCGTGATCGCGATCTCCGTCGTCTGTGCCCTTGCAAACGAAAACGAACAGATCGTTAGGGAAAACACCGAATTCGCGATTAATTATCTGCAGAAGTATGGATATCTCGCCGAGGAGATGCAATCGTTCGAAACCATTGGCGAGCACCGGATTCTCCAAGACTCTATCAGCCTTTTTCaggaatattataaattacccATTACCGGCGAGGCGAGCAACGAAACCCTAGATCAAATGCGTAGACCGCGATGTGGACAACCGGACATTATGCAACAAATTGCGAATGCCATCGGAAATAAGTGGCCACAAAGGGTACTCACGTGGAATTTTCAATTAGCAACAAAACCAATGTTGGAAGCCGCCCGGGCAGCTTTTGCCTTGTGGCAAGCTGCATCGTCGTTGACATTCAGACGAAATATATCAgatccaaatattttaatatcatggcGCGACGGTAATCACATGATGCTCGATCGTCGAAACGGTAACTTGTGCCCCTCTCCATTGGATGGTCGGGGAGGGGTACTCGCACACGCCACTTATCCAACGGGGCACGCGGGTTATACCTCCGAGATTCATGTCGACAGTAAGGAACATTGGTATATCTATCTAGATCAGACTCCATCGAATTCCGACAGCCTATTATACGTGCTGACGCACGAGATCGGTCACTCCTTGGGATTGCAGCACGATCCGCACACGGATTCCATCATGTACGCCTACACGACGCACTATTCCCATCCTATTAAACTGAGCGACGAGGATATTCTCAATATTCAAAATCTCTACGGTAACTCGACCGCCGAAAAATCGCCGAATAGACCGATATCCCCGCCGAAACTTCCGGTACCAACGCCAAAGGATATTCCAAACGATCTGTGCGAAATAAACCGCATCGACGCGATATTACTGTTGAAAAAACGAATGTATATCGCGAGCGAAAAATACGTATGGTTGATAAGACTGGACGATAGGAAATATAACCAACCGATGGCGCTTTCTACTTATTTGGAATTTCTACCTCCGAATCATACGCGCGTTTCAGCCTCGTATCAGACTCCGTCCGGCGACATAATACTATTCGTGGATAATACTATTTACAAGGTGAATTATCCGAGCTTCTCGTTGGATACCAATTGGCCGAAAACATTTTCGCAATTCGGATTGCCCGCAGACGCGACGATAAACGCCGCGATAAACACAAATCGAGGACGCTCCTACGTACTATACGACGGATACATGATCGGTGAGGTGGACGACTATAACGGAAACATCGTTAAGTATCATACTATTCAAACGGTCTTTCCGGGAATACCGCCGAATATTACGTTGGCCTTCCGATACATCGACGGTAACCTTTACTTCGTGTCGCAACAACAACAGATTTACAAATTCAACAAATTTACGGAAAACGTACTCTCGGCGAGTGAGTTCGACGTGCAAGCGCTTGGCATAGATTGCCCGCGATACGGGTTACTGCAACAATTGCGCGACCTCCTGCACAGGTTCACGCGAAATACCGAAACGTTGACGAGGGAGAGggataacaatttattttag